From a region of the Macrobrachium nipponense isolate FS-2020 chromosome 3, ASM1510439v2, whole genome shotgun sequence genome:
- the LOC135222217 gene encoding leucine-rich repeat-containing protein 49-like, translating into MLRHVTGLRGLECLVELNLRRNLIRTVADLHYLPRLEKVFMGYNEIYRYEDIACLQNCLKLRELSLEENPISRQPNYFHHAVTKFYRLKRLDDQELTMDTRRQSEKQLQKFREKERAQATKISDEEKRNSAITNAMKHWEVIKKDHRKLVRKPSESSTSASDQVPSKESDAAENSSGFCGDTISDVGEEAEDDDDDEEEEEEEEGEEEELGVTITSDQGYILKDGESKQNRELQEDDRVSLISSATSSGISDVSLVQKNCERRLSSVEMHFAKENIPLNSTTRSIKQCTMNNAPGSETKANLPRSKSYTDMRVLRRKNSCDIDRPVRPKSVRGSGSHRSETDGTNGIVKGNEKISLDSRITLPIKNVPVVRRSGASGRLGSARAGSGDKAKPRIMVNNEIAKRSNSKNADLLKKTESFKNSSHLPDKVVTAAITRVRSNLSLPTQGPETPISPRSAISEPSELDSSSDAESTATATTTNTAVTATSNPDVSNLPTNRSSQHNLADLKVPLTRPKDPERSIVERGDKSVQAINPNTSGILREQGPNFLAELEGDRLSLYGQGALRCTDISWEKSMAAAAATARFQYMNFEDIIDIFPKLRVKFPRLENFIFVETHLAKCSQLNALAELHQVTALDVGEEGNPLTQVPHWRLYAIFRLSHWGLRIINGREVTEDERTDAALMFSPLSQLAFTCLPKDQLAAFLSSHNHNNPDNSPQPPGHHANESGVACKDDLDGPRLNVPHLQDLIGKEALQYRPTVRLTQEESSALIAAGRQARQLVVWAYSSLERLHTHHATWPSVLHDLVRDAVTDLTKPTYGKQCLEDIKRNLGWKK; encoded by the exons ATGCTCCGCCACGTAACCGGGTTACGAGGACTCGAGTGCTTGGTCGAACTGAACTTAAGGCGTAACCTAATCAGGACTGTGGCTGACCTTCATTATCTACCTCGCCTAGAAAAAGTCTTCATGGGATACAACGAAATCTACAG ataCGAGGATATCGCGTGTCTCCAGAACTGCCTGAAACTGCGGGAATTGTCCCTGGAGGAGAACCCCATCAGTAGGCAGCCAAACTACTTCCACCATGCCGTCACCAAGTTCTACAGACTCAAAAG GTTGGACGACCAAGAACTCACCATGGACACCCGGAGACAGTCGGAGAAACAACTCCAAAAGTTCCGCGAGAAGGAACGAGCTCAAGCCACCAAAATCAGCGATGAGGAGAAGAGGAATTCGGCCATAACGAACGCCATGAAACACTGGGAGGTCATCAAAAAGGATCACAGAAAACTCGTTCGCAAACCCAGCGAGAGCTCCACTA GCGCGAGTGACCAAGTGCCTTCTAAAGAAAGCGACGCAGCCGAAAATTCAAGTGGCTTTTGTGGAGACACTATTTCCGATGTCGGCGAAGAAgcagaggatgatgatgatgatgaggaggaggaggaggaggaggaaggagaggaggaggagttaggTGTGACGATAACAAGTGACCAAGGGTATATCTTGAAAGATGGAGAAAGTAAGCAAAACAGAGAATTGCAAGAGGATGATCGCGTTTCACTGATCTCGTCCGCCACTTCCAGTGGCATATCTGATGTTAGTTTAGTACAGAAAAATTGCGAACGGAGGTTAAGCTCTGTCGAGATGCATTTTGCAAAGGAAAATATTCCCCTGAACTCTACGACGAGGTCCATCAAACAGTGCACGATGAATAATGCTCCTGGCTCAGAGACCAAAGCTAACTTACCAAGAAGTAAATCTTATACAGATATGAGAGTCCTGAGGAGAAAAAATTCCTGTGATATCGACCGTCCTGTGAGACCTAAATCAGTCCGAGGTTCAGGCTCTCACAGGTCAGAAACTGACGGTACAAATGGAATAGTCAAAGGCAACGAGAAGATCAGTTTAGACTCCAGGATAACTCTCCCGATTAAGAACGTGCCCGTCGTCCGTCGCAGTGGAGCAAGTGGAAGGTTGGGCAGCGCCAGGGCAGGGTCGGGAGATAAGGCAAAACCGAGAATCATGGTGAACAATGAGATAGCTAAAAGAAGCAACTCGAAGAACGCCGACTTACTGAAAAAGACCGAGTCTTTCAAGAACTCGAGTCATCTTCCTGATAAAGTGGTGACTGCTGCCATCACAAGGGTCAGATCAAATCTAAGTCTTCCTACACAGGGACCGGAAACGCCCATCTCACCCCGAAGTGCCATATCAGAACCCTCTGAGTTGGACTCCAGCTCTGATGCAGAGTCAACTGCCACTGCCACAACCACCAACACAGCGGTCACAGCCACTAGCAACCCCGACGTTTCTAACCTTCCTACGAACCGTAGCAGTCAGCACAACCTTGCAGACTTGAAAGTGCCTCTTACACGCCCCAAGGATCCTGAAAGGTCGATTGTTGAGAGGGGTGACAAATCTGTCCAAGCGATTAATCCGAACACTTCGGGAATCCTGCGTGAACAGGGACCAAATTTCCTAGCGGAACTTGAAGGAGATCGACTGAGCCTTTACGGACAAGGAGCTTTGCGCTGCACCGACATTTCTTGGGAGAAGTCTATGGCCGCAGCAGCAGCTACTGCACGCTTCCAGTATATGAATTTCGAGGATATCATTGACATCTTCCCAAAGCTGAGGGTGAAATTCCCAAGgcttgaaaatttcatatttgttgAAACTCATCTAGCCAAGTGTAGCCAGTTAAATGCTCTTGCAGAATTGCACCAG GTCACTGCTCTGGATGTTGGTGAAGAAGGAAATCCCCTGACCCAAGTGCCGCACTGGAGACTCTACGCGATTTTCAGGCTTTCTCACTGGGGTTTGCGGATCATCAATGGCAGAGAG GTAACAGAAGACGAAAGGACGGACGCAGCGCTCATGTTTTCCCCTCTAAGCCAGCTGGCGTTTACCTGCCTGCCTAAAGACCAGCTGGCTGCCTTTTTATCCTCTCATAACCACAATAATCCCGAcaattccccacaacctccag GTCACCATGCCAATGAGTCAGGTGTGGCCTGCAAGGACGATTTAGATGGCCCACGGCTGAACGTTCCTCACTTACAAGACCTCATAGGAAAGGAAGCTCTTCAATACAGACCGACCGTCAGACTAACGCAG